One Panicum virgatum strain AP13 chromosome 9K, P.virgatum_v5, whole genome shotgun sequence genomic region harbors:
- the LOC120651275 gene encoding uncharacterized protein LOC120651275 isoform X1, translating to MREATERASMAWLGRPPIPAEAFLDFPPLLKIFGMKDVPLELLPVGHMESFLEIEQFGESHSTINRLLVFQFFCAVHARSIVLKEKQMHLPTVSQFTGSKSRTRVVTWAT from the exons ATGCGGGAGGCCACGGAGAGGGCGAGCATGGCATGGCTGGGGCGACCTCCAATCCCTGCCGAGGCTTTCTTGGATTTCCCTCCCT TGCTTAAAATTTTTGGTATGAAAGATGTCCCTTTGGAGCTTCTGCCTGTTGGACA TATGGAGAGCTTTCTCGAAATTGAGCAGTTTGGAGAGTCTCATTCTACCATAAATCGGCTCCTAG TATTTCAATTTTTCTGTGCTGTCCATGCTAGGAGCATTGTCCTAAAAGAAAAGCAAATGCATCTGCCAACCGTGTCGCAG TTTACAGGGTCCAAGAGCAGAACACGGGTTGTGACATGGGCCACATGA
- the LOC120651275 gene encoding uncharacterized protein LOC120651275 isoform X2, with amino-acid sequence MREATERASMAWLGRPPIPAEAFLDFPPLLKIFGMKDVPLELLPVGHMESFLEIEQFGESHSTINRLLVFQFFCAVHARSIVLKEKQMHLPTVSQGPRAEHGL; translated from the exons ATGCGGGAGGCCACGGAGAGGGCGAGCATGGCATGGCTGGGGCGACCTCCAATCCCTGCCGAGGCTTTCTTGGATTTCCCTCCCT TGCTTAAAATTTTTGGTATGAAAGATGTCCCTTTGGAGCTTCTGCCTGTTGGACA TATGGAGAGCTTTCTCGAAATTGAGCAGTTTGGAGAGTCTCATTCTACCATAAATCGGCTCCTAG TATTTCAATTTTTCTGTGCTGTCCATGCTAGGAGCATTGTCCTAAAAGAAAAGCAAATGCATCTGCCAACCGTGTCGCAG GGTCCAAGAGCAGAACACGGGTTGTGA